A window of the Pseudoalteromonas sp. A25 genome harbors these coding sequences:
- the lysS gene encoding lysine--tRNA ligase, translating to MTDQIQDENKLIAERRTKLDAIRENCNANGHPNSFRREDYTADLQAKLGDKSKEELVELDCQAAVAGRILAKRGPFLVLQDMKGRIQAYASKDVQKDLKAKYGQLDIGDIIGVKGPVHKSGKGDLYVDMVEYELLTKSLRPLPEKFHGLTDQEAKYRQRYVDLITNMDTRETFRIRSKVIEGIRRFLAERDFMEVETPMLQVIPGGATARPFVTHHNALDIDMYLRIAPELYLKRLVVGGFDRVFEINRNFRNEGLSTRHNPEFTMIEFYQAYADYKDLMNLTEDMLRTVAQDVLGTTTIVNTTKNADGEVVDTIEYDFGQPFARLSMADAIIEHSADAAAKAHIFKDPENHFEELKAFAKQIHVKTPENCVWGPGKFLCEIFEEVAEHKLIQPTFITEYPWEVSPLARRNDENPFITDRFEFFVGGRELANGFSELNDAEDQAARFARQVEEKDAGDDEAMHFDDDYIQALEYGLPPTAGEGIGIDRLVMLFTDSPTIKDVILFPHMRPQAD from the coding sequence ATGACAGATCAAATCCAAGACGAAAACAAACTCATTGCTGAGCGTCGTACCAAGTTGGATGCGATTCGCGAGAATTGCAATGCCAATGGCCACCCTAACAGCTTCCGCCGTGAAGACTATACGGCTGATCTACAGGCTAAGCTTGGTGATAAATCGAAAGAAGAGTTGGTTGAATTAGACTGCCAAGCTGCTGTTGCTGGCCGTATTCTTGCTAAACGTGGCCCTTTCTTAGTATTGCAAGATATGAAAGGCCGTATTCAGGCATATGCTTCAAAAGATGTACAAAAAGATTTAAAAGCGAAGTATGGTCAATTAGATATTGGTGACATCATTGGTGTTAAAGGACCTGTGCACAAATCTGGTAAAGGTGACCTGTATGTAGATATGGTTGAGTACGAGCTACTAACCAAGTCTTTACGCCCTCTACCTGAGAAGTTCCACGGTTTAACAGACCAAGAAGCAAAGTATCGTCAGCGCTATGTTGATTTGATCACTAATATGGATACCCGTGAAACGTTCCGTATTCGCTCTAAAGTAATTGAAGGAATTCGTCGCTTCTTAGCTGAGCGCGATTTCATGGAAGTAGAAACACCTATGCTTCAGGTTATACCTGGTGGGGCAACGGCACGTCCATTCGTAACGCACCACAATGCGTTAGATATCGACATGTACTTGCGTATTGCGCCAGAACTTTATCTTAAGCGCTTGGTGGTTGGTGGCTTTGACCGCGTGTTTGAAATTAACCGTAACTTCCGTAATGAAGGTCTTTCGACGCGTCACAATCCAGAGTTCACCATGATTGAATTCTACCAAGCGTACGCAGATTACAAAGATCTCATGAACTTAACCGAAGACATGCTACGCACGGTTGCACAAGACGTATTGGGTACTACAACGATTGTGAATACGACTAAAAATGCTGATGGGGAAGTGGTTGATACGATTGAGTATGACTTTGGTCAACCGTTTGCGCGTTTATCAATGGCTGATGCAATTATTGAACACTCTGCAGATGCTGCGGCAAAAGCGCATATCTTCAAAGACCCTGAAAACCATTTTGAAGAGCTAAAAGCCTTTGCTAAGCAAATTCACGTTAAAACGCCAGAAAACTGCGTTTGGGGCCCTGGTAAGTTCTTGTGTGAAATCTTTGAAGAAGTGGCAGAGCATAAACTTATCCAACCGACTTTCATTACCGAGTATCCATGGGAAGTGTCTCCATTAGCGCGTCGTAACGATGAAAACCCATTCATTACCGATCGTTTTGAATTCTTCGTTGGTGGTCGTGAGCTTGCTAACGGCTTCTCTGAGCTTAATGATGCAGAAGATCAAGCGGCACGTTTTGCGCGTCAGGTTGAAGAAAAAGATGCCGGTGATGATGAAGCAATGCACTTTGATGATGATTACATTCAAGCACTTGAATACGGCTTACCACCGACTGCTGGTGAAGGTATTGGTATTGACCGTTTGGTGATGCTATTTACTGACTCACCAACGATTAAAGACGTAATCTTGTTCCCGCATATGCGCCCGCAAGCAGACTAA